One window of Lepeophtheirus salmonis chromosome Z, UVic_Lsal_1.4, whole genome shotgun sequence genomic DNA carries:
- the LOC121130435 gene encoding histone-lysine N-methyltransferase SETMAR-like, giving the protein MFKQNKKKFLRRYFTTDKTWMHHFTPESKQESVEWCGNGESRPKTQTSAAKVMASKNNQQLLYWFLELVKGRNYPEKASFDEEKGVFHQGNNALCHKSIKTATKLVELGIEVLPHLPYSSNLGPSDYWPFVELKKMLRGKRFVSDEEVIVEMKHIMKVSINHYTAVISKS; this is encoded by the exons ATGTTcaagcaaaataaaaagaagtttttgCGTCGGTATTTCACAACGGATAAAACATGGATGCATCACttcactccagaatcaaaacAGGAGTCTGTTGAGTGGTGTGGAAACGGCGAGAGTCGTCCAAAGACTCAAACATCGGCTGCAAAAGTTATGGcctct aaaaacaatcaaCAACTATTATATTGGTTTCTTGAATTGGTTAAAGGCCGAAATTACCCAGAAAAGGCCTCATTTGATGAAGAAAAAGGTGTATTTCACCAAGGCAATAATGCACTGtgtcacaagtcaataaaaacagcCACAAAATTGGTTGAATTGGGGATTGAAGTGCTCCCACACTTACCGTATTCTTCAAATCTGGGCCCCAGCGACTACTGGCCCTTTGTAGAACTCAAAAAGATGCTCCGTGGAAAGAGATTTGTCTCAGATGAGGAAGTGATTGTCGAAATGAAGCATATTATGAAAGTCTCAATAAATCATTATACAGCTGTTATATCGAAAAGCTAG